A portion of the Kazachstania africana CBS 2517 chromosome 2, complete genome genome contains these proteins:
- the RPN5 gene encoding proteasome regulatory particle lid subunit RPN5 (similar to Saccharomyces cerevisiae RPN5 (YDL147W); ancestral locus Anc_7.326): protein MSRDAPIKAEKDYSEILKEELPKIDKLAEGSYESALDQLLVLEKKTRQSSDLVSSKEILSKIVEILVSKGKWEELDEQLTLLSKKHGQLKLSIQYMIQRIMHYLNETNMDLTSKIKTIETIRNVTENKIFVEVERARVTRDLVRIRRSEGKIKEACDILCELQVETYGSMEMSEKIEFILEQMELSILKGDYSQATVLSRKILKKTFQNEKYETYKLQYYELLIKIGLYKRNYLEIAQYYQDIYQTESIKIDEAKWRPVLTHIVYFLILAPYDNLQNDLLHKVQLDNHLKKLENQESLVKLFTTKELMRWPIVKKTYEPIFITDGLVFSKEHPEHWETLQKRVIEHNLRVISEYYSRITLARLNELLDLNENETETYISNLVNQGVIYAKVNRPAKIVNFEKPKNSSELLNEWSHNIDELLEHIETIGHLITKEEIMHGLKA, encoded by the coding sequence ATGTCTAGAGACGCACCAATAAAGGCAGAAAAGGATTATAGcgaaattttgaaggagGAGCTCCCAAAGATAGATAAGTTAGCTGAAGGGAGCTATGAATCTGCCTTGGATCAATTGTTAGTTCTGGAGAAGAAGACAAGACAGTCATCTGATTTGGTTTCGTCGAAAGAAATCCTATCTAAGATTGTTGAAATATTGGTTTCTAAGGGTAAATGGGAAGAATTAGACGAACAATTGACTCTTTTATCCAAGAAACATGgtcaattgaaattatctATCCAATATATGATTCAAAGAATCatgcattatttgaatgaaacGAACATGGATTTAACTTCCAAGATAAAAACGATTGAAACCATCAGGAACGTCacagaaaataaaatctttgTTGAAGTGGAAAGGGCCAGAGTAACACGGGATCTAGTCAGAATTAGAAGATCTGAAGGTAAAATCAAGGAAGCATGTGATATATTATGTGAATTACAAGTGGAAACATATGGTTCGATGGAAATGTCCGAAAAAATTGAGTTTATCTTGGAACAAATGGAATTAAGTATATTGAAAGGTGATTATTCACAAGCTACAGTCCTATCgaggaaaattttgaagaaaactttccaaaatgaaaagtatGAAACTTATAAGTTGCAATACTACGAATTACTCATCAAGATTGGTCTTTACAAGAGAAattatttggaaattgCCCAATATTATCAAGATATTTATCAAACTGAATCAATTAAAATCGATGAGGCAAAATGGAGACCTGTTTTGACACATATCGTTTATTTCCTTATCTTGGCACCATATGATAACTTACAAAACGATTTACTTCATAAAGTTCAACTAGAtaatcatttgaaaaaattggaaaatcaAGAATCTTTGGTCAAATTGTTTACTACGAAGGAATTAATGAGATGGCCTATAGTTAAAAAGACCTACGAACCAATATTCATCACAGACGGGCTTGTGTTCAGTAAGGAACATCCTGAACATTGGGAAACACTACAAAAAAGAGTCATCGAACACAACTTGAGAGTTATATCGGaatattattcaagaattaCTCTAGCGAGATTAAATGAATTGTtagatttgaatgaaaatgaaactgaGACGTATATTAGTAACTTAGTCAATCAAGGTGTCATTTATGCCAAAGTCAATAGACCAGCCAAGATTGTAAACTTCGAGAAGCCAAAAAACTCAAGTGAACTATTGAATGAATGGTCGCATAACATCGATGAATTGCTGGAGCATATTGAAACTATCGGTCATTTGATTACAAAGGAGGAAATCATGCATGGTTTGAAAGCCTAA
- the LDB17 gene encoding Ldb17p (similar to Saccharomyces cerevisiae LDB17 (YDL146W); ancestral locus Anc_7.324), whose translation MILDPASPNEESHTKEEIIQFWASLEEILNHPKTKDKTILNTYLVQYLKEVTDSYKVFINTDEDLFRMALLLAESFLFEDIENKNFCISKFLSLLNIDLLEINMKFVITYILLFEAKRNINSLETMLQFQGFTVFYNTLYTEFAYLNKYGDNEDQNSNDNKPLTDLDYAIVDEMKQICTVLLDILYQMFKYCKCTISNVQLVDDFFVHFLIRSIRSDTFTDLYNNSQFKVILALNEQYMMFGKEYNIPNKVLKFLVTTNISKGFMELLLLKFNRLEDCSLQIMMCKILYLILTTTAHNIAKDFFYLNDLYVFVDVLIRELQNISENQEALRNTYLRVLIPLLQNTELSTTHYRKNELCKVLEYLCNLDNICDSDKILSEHKTTVRLASKCLSSVSWLQHPATNDSGSNSSNGSSDNLSRVSTISANAMAISEGSTKVFNEYDISTESLEKRKTKPPPPPPSRKLSAPRGLSLSSTLAGVHSRNFNDN comes from the coding sequence ATGATATTAGATCCAGCCTCAccaaatgaagaaagtcatacgaaagaagaaattatacAGTTTTGGGCATCTTTAGAAGAGATCCTTAATCACCCAAAGACAAAGGACAAGACAATCCTTAATACTTATCTCGTACAATATTTGAAGGAGGTGACCGATTCATATAAAGTGTTCATCAACACGGACGAGGATTTGTTTAGGATGGCTTTACTGCTAGCTGAATCGtttttatttgaagatattgaaaataagaacTTTTGTATCAGTAAATTCCTGTCATTGCTTAACATTGATCTTCTGGAGATCAATATGAAGTTTGTTATAACGTACATTCTTTTATTTGAGGCTAAAAGGAATATTAACTCCCTAGAGACTATGTTGCAGTTTCAAGGATTCACAGTATTTTACAATACTTTGTACACCGAGTTTGCATATCTTAACAAATATGGTGATAATGAGGACCAGAACTCCAATGACAATAAACCCCTCACTGACTTAGACTACGCAATTGTGGACgaaatgaaacaaatttgTACCGTTTTGCTGGATATATTGTATCAAATGTTCAAATATTGCAAATGTactatttcaaatgttCAATTAGTTGACGATTTCTTTGTacattttttgataagGTCAATCAGGTCTGATACTTTTACAGACTTGTACAATAATTCTCAATTTAAAGTTATTTTGGCCCTGAATGAACAGTATATGATGTTTGGTAAAGAATATAACATTCCAAATAAAGTGCTCAAATTTTTAGTCActacaaatatttcaaagggTTTCATGGAGCTGCTACTTCTGAAATTCAATAGGTTGGAAGACTGTTCATTGCAAATTATGATGTGTAAAATATTGTACTTAATATTGACGACTACTGCTCATAATATAGCCAAAGACTTCTTTTACCTCAATGATCTTTACGTCTTCGTTGATGTTCTGATAAGAGAACtacaaaatatatcagAAAACCAGGAGGCTTTAAGAAACACTTATCTAAGAGTATTGATCCCTTTATTACAAAATACCGAATTGTCTACGACGCACTATAGAAAGAATGAACTTTGTAAGGTACTAGAGTACCTATGCAATCTAGATAATATATGTGACagtgataaaattttgagcGAACATAAGACAACAGTAAGACTGGCCTCCAAATGTCTATCTTCGGTTAGTTGGTTACAACATCCAGCCACGAATGATAGTGGTTCGAATAGTAGCAATGGCTCAAGTGATAATCTGAGTAGAGTTTCTACAATAAGCGCTAATGCAATGGCAATCAGTGAAGGTTCGACTAAAGTCTTCAATGAATATGACATCTCAACAGAGTCTCTTGAAAAGAGGAAGACGAAACCACCACCTCCTCCTCCGTCAAGAAAACTGAGTGCGCCAAGAGGACTAAGTTTGTCCAGTACTCTTGCTGGAGTTCACTCACGCAATTTTAATGACaattaa
- the KAFR0B01030 gene encoding uncharacterized protein (similar to Saccharomyces cerevisiae YDL144C; ancestral locus Anc_7.320), producing the protein MSKPNVIVIGAGGVGVIAAVSLDFNAKSNVSLVVRSDYGHVKEHGYTIKSCSYGNLDGWRPQTLFGSSEEASNSGTFFDYIVVTTKNIPDGPFQSRVEEVVRPVLESNRKLDSERQSNILLIQNGIDIEKDLFKTFSKQEYNYTALSGVQIVASTKVGRGVIDHIGPENLAVGAFDPSDRNAVEAAKQFISIYLNEGHNMAQFDERVRYSRWKKLLYNAAINTTTALVGLDVPRALEFGVNKQSTEFEIFKPAMREIIAIAAAEGIVLEEKFIDFFTDATRNLIFKPSMCVDMEKGQLMELEAILGNPLRIGKSYGIDAPILSMLYNLLHMLQFKLREQKGLLKFDEQTARIVD; encoded by the coding sequence ATGAGTAAACCTAATGTCATTGTGATTGGTGCCGGCGGGGTTGGTGTGATAGCTGCTGTCTCGCTGGATTTCAATGCCAAAAGTAACGTTTCTTTGGTCGTGAGATCGGATTATGGGCACGTTAAGGAACACGGCTATACTATCAAGTCATGCAGTTACGGTAATTTGGATGGGTGGAGACCACAGACACTCTTCGGATCGTCAGAAGAGGCATCGAACTCAGGTACTTTCTTCGATTACATTGTCGTTACTACGAAGAATATCCCTGACGGTCCATTTCAATCTCGTGTGGAAGAAGTCGTCAGACCGGTTCTTGAAAGTAACCGTAAGTTAGATTCAGAAAGACAAAGTAAtattcttctaattcaaaatggtattgatattgaaaaggatcTTTTTAAGACCTTTTCAAAGCAAGAGTATAATTACACAGCATTGTCAGGTGTTCAAATTGTGGCTTCCACTAAGGTAGGCCGTGGTGTCATTGATCATATTGGTCCTGAAAACCTTGCTGTTGGTGCCTTTGATCCCAGTGACCGCAATGCAGTCGAAGCTGCAAAACAGTTTATCAGTATTTACCTCAACGAAGGTCACAACATGGCACAATTCGACGAACGTGTCCGTTATTCAAGGTGGAAGAAATTGCTATATAACGCTGCCATAAACACAACAACTGCACTCGTGGGCTTAGATGTCCCCCGTGCTCTAGAATTTGGTGTCAATAAACAAAGTacagaatttgaaatctttaaGCCTGCCATGAGAGAAATTATTGCTATTGCTGCTGCTGAAGGTATTGTATTGGAAGAGAAATTTATAGATTTTTTCACTGATGCAACAAGAAACCTTATCTTCAAGCCTTCCATGTGTGTAGACATGGAAAAGGGACAATTAATGGAATTAGAGGCCATTTTAGGTAATCCATTGAGAATTGGCAAGTCATACGGTATCGATGCTCCTATTTTATCAATGTTGTACAACTTATTACACATGCTTCAATTCAAACTTAGGGAGCAGAAAggtttattgaaatttgacGAACAAACTGCTCGGATTGTGGACTGA
- the NOP14 gene encoding snoRNA-binding rRNA-processing protein NOP14 (similar to Saccharomyces cerevisiae NOP14 (YDL148C); ancestral locus Anc_7.327) — MAGSQLKNLKATLKAHGLTGQANVKKNKKNTKRQAKEYDREEKVKLINKIREQFNPFEVKTAKNKRNETGSKDNRIAVGKPGISKQIGEEERLRSFEARKLLKNRKGGLVDRRFGERNKNMTEEEKMLERFTRERQIQSKRKQSLFNLDEDDEDDQFDMQGNNLTHLGAPLNETEQDDFGLDEPFGKRGRFDDDDTLGELLPARKKTKAEVMKEVIAKSKFYKQERQKAQSKLEDQIDDLDENFDDIMSELMTTQTKKHTIEAKEQKDIDYDIKVRELLDEKRAAPADRTKTEEELQKEAEDNKKKLEQQRLDRMQGIFNTEDEEERGIEDLDDGFWENSEEEDEKAEDDIPDSDDDIKFGDEVKEIDREFALKIAKSLPCPSKHDDLLALLKNFPLSEHPKIIKKIINAYQPKLAEGNKERLGKFTAILLRHIMFLVLEDYEENLGEVQEVQTSLISILKTLSEKYNHALSDECRIIISEIQTNFKNSNFAGLNTGHLMFFILVGILFSTSDQYHLVITPSSILIGEFLEQIKFNTLTKIAFGAVLASISLQYQRISKRYIPELVYFIQKVLVTFIGTQNLIGLKSDTRDLALKDDISFTGKESDVLQLHKIFSADLDKDTSQKTILLHVLTSLERAMSQIWKEFSAFAEITNSFEILLSEYRNKYPSLEKVPSILNKIERLNKFNEHFPLTLQNHKPVSIPSHAPKFEENFNPDKKSYDPDATRNEINKMKAQLKKERKFTMKEIRKDTRFEARQRIDQKKKEHSEYHAKMAHIYNTITTEEGAEKNKYEREKALRRGKK, encoded by the coding sequence ATGGCTGGCTCGCAactgaagaatttgaaggcCACTTTAAAAGCCCATGGTCTCACGGGGCAGGCAAACGTcaaaaagaacaagaaaaataccAAGAGGCAAGCAAAAGAATACGATCGTGAAGAGAAGGTGAAACTTATCAACAAGATCAGAGAACAGTTCAACCCCTTTGAAGTGAAGACTGCAAAGAACAAGAGAAATGAAACTGGTTCCAAGGATAACAGAATTGCCGTCGGTAAACCCGGTATTTCAAAACAGATcggtgaagaagaaaggtTACGTTCCTTTGAAGCTAGgaagttattgaaaaacagGAAAGGTGGTCTTGTTGATAGACGTTTTGGtgaaagaaataagaaTATGACGGAGGAGGAAAAGATGCTCGAGAGATTTACGAGGGAAAGACAGATTCAATCCAAGAGAAAACAAAGTTTATTTAATCttgatgaggatgatgaagatgatcaATTTGATATGCAAGGCAACAACTTAACACACTTAGGTGCTCCTTTAAATGAAACGGAACAAGATGACTTCGGACTGGACGAACCTTTTGGCAAGAGAGGTCgttttgatgatgatgacacCCTTGGTGAACTATTACCTGCCAGAAAAAAGACTAAAGCAGAAGTTATGAAGGAAGTTATTGCTAAATCTAAGTTTTACAAACAGGAAAGACAAAAGGCCCAAAGTAAATTAGAAGATCAAATCGATGATTTGgatgaaaatttcgatGATATTATGTCTGAACTTATGACAACTCAAACTAAGAAACACACCATCGAAGCCAAAGAACAGAAAGACATAGATTATGACATAAAAGTTAGGGAGCTTCTGGATGAAAAGAGAGCAGCTCCAGCTGATAGAACCAagacagaagaagaattacaaaaggaAGCAGAagataataagaaaaaattagaacAACAAAGATTAGATCGTATGCAAGGTATTTTCAATACagaggatgaagaagaaagaggTATTGAAGACTTGGATGATGGGTTCTGGGAAAACTCTGAGGAAGAGGATGAGAAGGCAGAGGATGATATCCCTGACTCggatgatgatattaaaTTTGGTGATGAGGTCAAGGAAATTGACAGAGAGTttgctttgaaaattgcAAAATCACTCCCATGTCCATCCAAGCATGATGATCTCTTGgcattattgaaaaacttcCCATTATCTGAACATCCGAAGATCATTAAGAAAATCATAAATGCATACCAACCAAAATTAGCTGAAGGTAATAAAGAACGTCTAGGCAAATTCACTGCAATCCTTTTAAGACACATAATGTTTTTAGTCCTAGAAgattatgaagaaaatttgggAGAGGTTCAGGAAGTGCAAActtctttgatttcaattttgaaaacattATCTGAGAAATATAACCATGCACTCTCTGACGAATGTAGGATTATCATATCAGAAATTcaaacaaatttcaaaaattccaattttgCGGGGCTTAATACTGGCCATTTAATGTTTTTCATTCTCGTCGGTATTCTCTTTTCTACATCTgatcaatatcatttagTCATTACtccatcatcaattttaatcGGTGAATTTTTAGAACAGATCAAGTTTAACACTTTGACTAAAATTGCATTCGGTGCTGTCTTGGCTTCAATCTCCTTACAGTATCAAAGGATATCAAAGCGTTATATCCCAGAATTGGTTTATTTTATCCAAAAAGTATTGGTAACATTCATAGGGactcaaaatttgataggCCTAAAATCAGATACTAGAGATTTGGCGCTCAAAGATGACATTTCATTCACTGGCAAAGAATCTGATGTACTTCAATTgcacaaaattttctcagCTGACCTTGATAAAGATACTTCACAAAAAACCATCCTATTACATGTTTTGACATCGCTAGAAAGGGCAATGTCACAAATATGGAAGGAATTCTCTGCTTTTGCTGAAATTacaaattcttttgaaatccTTCTCTCTGAATATAGGAACAAATATCCAAGTTTAGAAAAGGTTCCATCAATTCTAAATAAGATCGAGAGGTTAAATAAGTTCAATGAACACTTCCCACTAACTTTACAAAACCACAAACCTGTATCTATACCCTCACATGCTCCTAAATTCGAAGAGAACTTCAATCCAGACAAGAAATCATATGATCCAGATGCTACtagaaatgaaattaataagATGAAGGCACAATTGAAGAAGGAACGTAAGTTTACCATGAAGGAAATCCGTAAAGATACCAGATTTGAAGCAAGACAAAGAATCgatcaaaagaagaaagaacaCAGTGAATATCATGCCAAGATGGCACATATTTACAATACAATCACTACAGAAGAGGGTGCtgagaaaaataaatatgaaagaGAGAAAGCATTACGTCGTGGTAAAAAATAG
- the ATG9 gene encoding autophagy protein ATG9 (similar to Saccharomyces cerevisiae ATG9 (YDL149W); ancestral locus Anc_7.328): MDRSEAFSSSHNGKNTFLSRIFGLQSDDVSGLMHGDEMNEYPIGVRSAGTGMTKVPSVNIEDELENDRESGRDGEGLRVPESDQDSTSDDDNKNNTIDYELNSQNIGLDNINLRESIDSLPKLGQLSSDEERAYEDDDASDKDALLFSKTTTGESKRKQKHPVLLQRILDNKKKKEPRRLFTPSQNTENIRSKSDSQSFLERKSTDPQLRGSFLFSGKERGSKYPFKRPNLLRNISVLNNTPAHRINTLSPKERALWKWANVENLDIFLQDVYQYYLGNGFSSILLKKVLNLLTFIFVVHISSYMGYCIDYSKLAESHRLSDIVIDKCYSNRITGFVRVLLWIFYVFIFLKTSQLYFDYKKLSELRNFYYHLLNISDNELQTIPWQNVIQQIMYLKDQNALTANVVEVKAKNRIDAHDVANRIMRKENYLIALYNNDILNLSLPIPLFRTSTLTKTLEWNINLCIVGYAFNESGFIKQSFLKPQQREHVREELEKRFMLAGFLNIILSPFLVTYFVLLYFFRYFNEYKTSPGSIGVRQYTPIAEWKFREYNELYHIFEKRVGLSTDIANKYINQFPKDKFNTAMKFIAFISGSFVAILALLAIFDPENFLNFEITQDRTVLFYITLFGTIWTVSQSSVGTEYNVFDPEESIMELSSYTHYLPSEWKGKYHTEEVKNEFCKLYNLKIIILMKELTSLVLTPFILWFSLPKSAGDIVDFFRDTSIYIDGLGYVCKYAMFDITQDNTEQKRSSLNKDKSFAGPIQNRQNSKATLSNDTLETGYDDNDDDEDEDENNMAVNKMIQSYMYFIDNYENSENMVGKYQLPARRPSETTNINPILSNKYSWKKQFRPGQRPELYSVANKPRRSSNETKRNDFGSDTNRRAFSTDKYISSSFINSNSLEVGRANEDSMQTSKGGVLTLVKQYYKQSDVGR, encoded by the coding sequence ATGGACAGAAGTGAAGCCTTTTCTAGTTCACACAATGGGAAGAACACCTTCTTATCTAGAATATTTGGGTTACAATCCGACGATGTCTCTGGATTAATGCATGGTGACGAAATGAACGAATATCCCATCGGCGTTCGAAGTGCTGGTACAGGAATGACTAAAGTACCTTCAGTTAATATTGAGGATGAACTCGAGAATGACAGAGAAAGCGGTAGAGATGGCGAAGGTTTAAGGGTACCTGAATCTGACCAAGATAGTACTAGTGACGATGATAATAAGAATAATACAATTGACTATGAGCTAAACTCTCAAAATATAGGGTTGGATAATATAAATTTACGGGAATCGATTGATTCACTTCCTAAATTGGGACAGCTATCTTCCGATGAAGAACGAGCttatgaagatgatgacgCTTCAGATAAAGATGCCCTATTGTTCAGTAAAACTACTACTGGAGAGAGTAAGAGAAAGCAGAAGCATCCAGTACTTTTACAGAGAATATTGGacaacaagaagaagaaagaaccTAGGAGACTATTTACGCCATCTCAAAATACTGAAAATATCAGATCCAAAAGTGACTCTCAGTCTTTCCTTGAACGTAAGTCTACAGATCCACAACTACGTGGAAGTTTCCTTTTTAGTGGAAAAGAGCGGGGGAGTAAATACCCATTTAAGAGGCCAAATCTTCTGCGTAACATTTCAGTTTTGAATAATACACCAGCTCATCGAATAAATACACTGAGTCCTAAGGAAAGGGCACTTTGGAAATGGGCTAACgtagaaaatttggataTTTTCTTGCAGGATgtttatcaatattatttggGTAACGGCTTTAGTAGcattttattgaaaaaagtgTTAAACCTTCTAACGTTTATCTTTGTTGTGCATATTTCATCATATATGGGTTATTGCATAGATTACTCAAAACTAGCAGAGAGCCATAGACTATCTGATATTGTTATTGACAAGTGCTATTCGAATAGAATCACTGGCTTCGTAAGAGTGCTTCTATGGATTTTTTatgttttcatttttctaaAGACATCTCAGTTATATTTCGACTACAAGAAATTGTCGGAATTAAGAAACTTCTATTAtcatcttttgaatatatctGATAATGAATTACAAACAATTCCTTGGCAGAATGTCATTCAACAAATAATGTATCTAAAAGATCAGAATGCATTAACAGCAAATGTTGTTGAGGTTAAAGCTAAGAACAGAATCGATGCACATGACGTAGCAAATAGGATTatgagaaaagaaaattatttaatagCACTTTACAACAACGACATTCTGAACCTATCCTTACCTATTCCATTATTCAGAACAAGTACATTAACAAAAACCTTAGAGTGGAATATTAATCTTTGCATTGTCGGATATGCCTTTAATGAATCTGGTTTCATCAAGCAAAGCTTTTTAAAACCTCAACAACGTGAACACGTTCGTGAAGAGcttgaaaaaagatttatGTTGGCAGGTTTCTTAAATATCATCTTATCTCCATTTTTGGTGACGTATTTTGTTTTACTCTATTTTTTCAGgtatttcaatgaatacAAGACGTCCCCAGGATCAATTGGTGTTAGACAATATACCCCAATTGCTGAGTGGAAATTCAGGGAATATAATGAACTTTAtcatatatttgaaaagagagtTGGATTAAGCACAGATATTGCTAATAAGTACATTAATCAATTCCCGAAAGATAAGTTCAATACTGCTATGAAGTTTATTGCATTTATATCAGGTTCTTTTGTTGCAATTCTGGCTTTATTAGCAATATTTGACCCCGAAAATTTCCtaaactttgaaataacACAAGATAGAACAGTACTTTTCTACATAACGTTATTTGGGACTATATGGACTGTAAGCCAAAGTTCAGTAGGCACAGAGTATAACGTTTTTGATCCTGAAGAAAGTATTATGGAATTATCGAGCTATACTCATTATCTACCTTCCGAATGGAAAGGAAAATATCATACTGAAGAGGTCAAAAATGAGTTTTGCAAACTTTATAACttaaaaattatcatcCTTATGAAGGAATTAACTAGCCTGGTTTTGACGCCATTTATTCTATGGTTTTCGTTACCAAAATCTGCTGGTGATATTGTGGATTTCTTCAGAGACACTTCGATATATATAGACGGATTGGGCTATGTCTGTAAGTATGCAATGTTCGACATTACTCAAGATAATACAGAACAAAAAAGGAGCTCATTAAATAAGGACAAATCATTTGCAGGACCAATACAGAATAGACAAAATTCCAAGGCCACTCTATCTAATGATACTTTGGAAACCGGATATGATGACAATGACGACGACGAAGATGAGgacgaaaataatatggCTGTGAATAAAATGATACAGTCGTACATGTATTTCATTGATAATTACGAAAATAGTGAAAACATGGTTGGTAAATATCAACTTCCAGCGCGAAGACCAAGCGAAACTACTAATATTAATCCCATTTTGAGTAACAAGTATTCTTGGAAAAAACAATTCCGTCCAGGGCAACGTCCTGAGTTGTATAGTGTAGCCAATAAGCCAAGAAGATCTTCTAATGAGACCAAACGAAACGATTTTGGAAGTGATACAAATAGAAGGGCATTTTCTACTGACAAATACATTTCAAGttcatttatcaattcaAACTCTTTAGAGGTTGGAAGAGCAAATGAAGACAGTATGCAAACCAGTAAAGGTGGCGTTCTAACACTAGTGAAACAATATTATAAACAATCTGACGTTGGTCGATAA